The Mesobacillus jeotgali genome window below encodes:
- the gatB gene encoding Asp-tRNA(Asn)/Glu-tRNA(Gln) amidotransferase subunit GatB: MKFETVIGLEVHVELKTESKIFSASPNHFGAEPNTNTSVIDLGYPGVLPVVNKKAVEYAMKAAMALNCEIAEHTKFDRKNYFYPDNPKAYQISQFDKPIGENGWIEIEVNGYTKKIGITRIHMEEDAGKLTHGKGYSLVDYNRQGTPLVEIVSEPDISTPDEAYAYLEKLKSIIQYTGVSDCKMEEGSLRCDANISIRPVGQKEFGTKTELKNLNSFNFVRKGLEYEEKRQEQEILAGREIQQETRRYDDASNTTILMRVKEGSNDYRYFPEPDLPDLYIDEDWKARVRAEIPELPDERKKRYVEEMGLPAYDAEVLTVSKEMADFFESAVKAGADPKQASNWLMGEFSAYLKAESKELNETALTPEGIAGLIKLIENGTISSKIAKQVFKELVEKGGDPEKIVKEKGLVQISDEGELLKIITEIIDANPQSVEDFKGGKDKAKGFLVGQIMKATKGQANPPLVNKLLVEELNKR, translated from the coding sequence ATGAAGTTTGAAACGGTAATTGGCCTTGAGGTCCATGTAGAATTAAAAACAGAATCGAAAATCTTTTCGGCGAGCCCGAACCATTTTGGTGCCGAGCCGAATACAAATACTAGCGTAATCGATCTTGGATATCCGGGAGTATTGCCAGTCGTGAATAAAAAAGCGGTTGAGTATGCAATGAAAGCCGCTATGGCTCTGAACTGTGAAATCGCGGAGCATACGAAGTTCGACCGGAAAAACTATTTTTACCCAGATAACCCGAAGGCCTACCAGATTTCCCAGTTTGACAAGCCGATCGGTGAGAACGGCTGGATTGAGATCGAGGTGAATGGCTATACAAAGAAAATCGGGATTACCCGGATCCACATGGAAGAGGATGCAGGAAAGCTGACACATGGAAAGGGATATTCCCTTGTTGACTACAACCGCCAGGGAACGCCGCTGGTCGAGATCGTATCGGAGCCCGATATAAGCACTCCTGACGAAGCTTATGCCTATCTTGAAAAGTTGAAGTCCATCATCCAATACACGGGCGTATCGGATTGCAAGATGGAAGAAGGTTCACTCCGCTGTGATGCGAACATCTCCATCAGGCCAGTGGGGCAGAAGGAATTCGGAACGAAAACTGAGCTCAAGAACCTGAATTCATTCAACTTCGTCCGTAAAGGGCTTGAGTACGAAGAAAAACGTCAAGAACAGGAAATCCTCGCTGGCCGCGAAATCCAGCAGGAAACACGCCGCTACGATGACGCGTCAAACACCACCATTTTAATGCGTGTAAAGGAAGGCTCTAATGATTATCGTTATTTCCCTGAACCGGACCTTCCGGATCTTTATATCGATGAAGATTGGAAAGCGCGTGTCCGTGCGGAAATCCCAGAGCTTCCCGACGAGCGCAAAAAGCGATATGTCGAGGAAATGGGACTGCCAGCTTATGATGCAGAGGTGCTAACAGTATCAAAAGAAATGGCTGATTTCTTTGAATCGGCTGTGAAAGCCGGGGCGGATCCTAAGCAGGCATCCAACTGGCTGATGGGCGAGTTCTCTGCCTACCTGAAGGCTGAATCGAAAGAGCTGAATGAAACAGCATTGACTCCTGAAGGAATTGCCGGATTGATCAAGCTGATCGAGAACGGCACGATTTCCTCAAAGATTGCCAAACAAGTCTTTAAGGAATTGGTCGAAAAGGGCGGTGACCCGGAGAAAATCGTTAAGGAAAAAGGACTTGTCCAAATCTCTGACGAAGGTGAATTGCTCAAAATCATCACCGAAATCATCGACGCCAACCCGCAATCCGTTGAGGACTTCAAAGGCGGTAAGGATAAGGCAAAAGGCTTCCTTGTCGGCCAGATCATGAAAGCGACAAAAGGCCAGGCGAACCCGCCGCTAGTAAACAAGTTGCTAGTCGAAGAATTGAATAAGAGATAA
- the putP gene encoding sodium/proline symporter PutP, translating to MSNEMYQIIAIGIYMAAMLYIGWYSYKKTSNLTDYMLGGRSLGPAVTALSAGAADMSGWLLMGLPGGIYVSGLANAWIAIGLTVGAYLNWLYVAPRLRSYTHVANDSITIPSFLENRFKDDTKLLRIVSGIVILLFFTFYVSSGMVAGAVFFESSFGLGYHTGLLLVSAVVVAYTLFGGFLAVSYTDFIQGMMMLLALLLVPIIGFTKTGGPAETFDTIRSIDPALLDLFKGTTVLGIISTAAWGLGYFGQPHIITRFMAITSIKETKSARRIGMGWMIFSLLGAILTALIGLAYFTQNPDVKLDNPEAVFIVLGQIFFHPLFAGLMLAAVLAAIMSTISSQLIVTSSALTEDLYKILFKKEKSDKQYVFFGRMAVLAVAIIAAALAWVQNDTILGLVAYAWAGFGAAFGPIIILSLYWKKMTNWGAILGMIAGAATVVIWSNVGLSDVMYEIVPGFIINLIISVVVSLATYKPNPEIEKEFDMSVENLKS from the coding sequence ATGTCCAATGAAATGTACCAAATCATTGCCATAGGGATCTACATGGCCGCGATGCTTTATATCGGCTGGTATTCCTATAAAAAGACTAGCAATCTTACTGACTACATGCTTGGCGGCAGATCGCTTGGTCCGGCAGTCACAGCGCTAAGCGCGGGTGCAGCAGACATGAGCGGCTGGCTCTTGATGGGTCTTCCAGGGGGAATTTATGTAAGCGGTTTAGCGAATGCATGGATTGCCATCGGATTGACCGTCGGCGCGTATCTCAACTGGCTTTATGTAGCACCTCGACTTCGCTCATATACCCATGTGGCGAATGACTCCATCACGATTCCTAGCTTCCTTGAAAACCGTTTTAAAGATGATACTAAGCTTTTAAGAATTGTATCTGGAATTGTTATTCTTCTATTTTTTACTTTCTACGTTTCCTCCGGAATGGTCGCCGGAGCTGTTTTCTTCGAAAGTTCTTTTGGCCTCGGTTATCATACCGGCTTGTTGCTTGTTTCCGCAGTCGTTGTTGCTTACACGTTATTCGGCGGATTCCTGGCAGTAAGCTATACAGATTTCATCCAGGGAATGATGATGCTTCTCGCCCTGCTGCTCGTGCCGATTATCGGCTTCACGAAAACAGGGGGACCTGCAGAAACGTTCGATACTATCCGTTCGATCGATCCTGCATTGCTTGATTTATTCAAAGGTACGACTGTTCTAGGTATCATATCAACTGCAGCATGGGGTCTTGGCTACTTCGGCCAGCCACATATCATCACCCGTTTCATGGCAATCACATCAATAAAAGAAACAAAGAGTGCAAGAAGAATCGGTATGGGATGGATGATTTTCTCCTTATTGGGAGCCATACTGACAGCATTGATCGGTCTTGCCTATTTCACACAGAATCCGGATGTTAAGCTGGATAACCCTGAGGCAGTCTTTATCGTACTCGGGCAAATCTTCTTCCATCCATTATTCGCCGGCCTTATGCTGGCAGCCGTCCTTGCTGCAATCATGAGCACAATCTCATCTCAGCTGATCGTAACGTCCAGCGCACTCACTGAGGATTTATACAAAATCTTATTCAAAAAAGAAAAGTCTGATAAGCAATACGTATTTTTCGGACGTATGGCAGTACTTGCGGTTGCAATAATTGCCGCAGCACTTGCATGGGTGCAGAACGACACGATCCTTGGCCTGGTTGCATACGCATGGGCAGGCTTCGGCGCAGCCTTCGGACCGATCATCATCCTAAGCCTGTACTGGAAGAAGATGACCAACTGGGGTGCGATTCTCGGTATGATTGCCGGTGCAGCTACCGTCGTCATTTGGAGCAATGTCGGCCTGAGCGATGTCATGTACGAAATCGTCCCAGGTTTCATTATCAACCTGATCATTTCCGTGGTTGTCAGCTTGGCCACTTATAAACCAAACCCTGAGATAGAAAAAGAATTCGATATGAGTGTTGAAAACTTAAAATCGTAA